One region of Streptomyces capillispiralis genomic DNA includes:
- a CDS encoding DEAD/DEAH box helicase has product MPHLAFDIGFFAELPKLQPPVRKGVLDAWEKFGRLTLDQLFKDQGLKLESLTKAKDKQIRTIRIDQFWRGVVLAPPTGDTFVLLRVLPHDKAIDWAMKQKSSINEVTRAVEIRDAATLDEITPAYERVAESSPKPRLFAKFSDGDLTALGIDAETLRQARSLVDQEQLDVFAPLLPQDQREVLQYLAAGCTVEEVWQDIVAPALQASTQPVDTRDYETAIQHTRARIALVTAPEELRDILEKPFAAWRVFLHPSQRKVAYRGSYSGPAQVTGGPGTGKTVVALHRVKHLLGHLRDGDRILLTTYTNALVNALRSGLESLVDDPELRERVDISTVDGFASRVVAEAPDAVALRPLMSNEEVSRWGKAAKATGFSGSAHFLAQEYRHVVLAQGITSLAEYEAADRRGRGSRLAAGERPLVWETVERFTADLAADGCRTWLQTCVEAARLLEAKGPQYRHVVVDEAQDLHPAQWRLLRAAVPARPDDLFIAGDPHQRIYDSKVSLKSLGIKVAGRSVKLRKNYRSTQEILRWSTALLIGRPIAQLEDEGRNETLLGYRSALHGDGPVVRGATSEEEELDALVAQVRAWRDAGVGAGEIGVSARFNKTCAKAVARLKDAGIPAVTLRNVSGGSSTAEETAVRVGTMHSFKGLEFRCVAVIGVTEEALPFAKAVTPPEVDPKQHETDMLSERCLLFVACTRARDSLSVSWSGEPSTFLTEAGVTTV; this is encoded by the coding sequence ATGCCGCACCTCGCTTTCGACATCGGCTTCTTCGCCGAACTCCCCAAGCTTCAGCCGCCGGTCAGGAAGGGGGTCCTGGACGCCTGGGAGAAGTTCGGCCGGCTCACCCTCGACCAGCTCTTCAAGGACCAGGGGCTGAAGCTGGAGAGCCTGACGAAGGCGAAGGACAAGCAGATCCGGACGATCCGCATCGACCAGTTCTGGCGCGGTGTGGTGCTCGCGCCGCCCACCGGGGACACCTTCGTCCTGCTGCGTGTTCTGCCGCACGACAAGGCCATCGACTGGGCGATGAAGCAGAAGTCCAGCATCAACGAGGTCACGCGCGCGGTGGAGATCCGGGACGCGGCGACCCTGGACGAGATCACGCCCGCGTACGAGCGGGTGGCGGAGTCGTCGCCGAAGCCGCGCCTGTTCGCGAAGTTCTCCGACGGGGACCTCACCGCGCTCGGCATCGACGCCGAGACCCTGCGGCAGGCCCGGTCGCTGGTCGACCAGGAGCAGTTGGACGTCTTCGCGCCGCTGCTGCCGCAGGACCAGCGGGAGGTGCTGCAGTACCTCGCCGCGGGGTGCACGGTGGAGGAGGTCTGGCAGGACATCGTCGCGCCCGCCCTTCAGGCGTCCACGCAGCCGGTGGACACGCGGGACTACGAGACGGCGATCCAGCACACCCGGGCCCGTATCGCACTGGTGACAGCACCCGAGGAGCTGCGGGACATCCTCGAGAAGCCCTTCGCGGCCTGGCGGGTCTTCCTGCACCCCTCCCAGCGGAAGGTGGCGTACCGGGGGTCGTACTCGGGACCCGCTCAGGTCACGGGCGGGCCGGGCACCGGCAAGACCGTGGTCGCGCTGCACCGGGTCAAGCACCTGCTCGGGCATCTGCGCGACGGCGACCGCATCCTGCTGACGACATACACCAACGCGCTCGTCAACGCCCTCCGGTCGGGCCTGGAGTCGCTGGTGGACGACCCGGAGCTGCGCGAGCGTGTGGACATCTCGACGGTGGACGGCTTCGCCAGCCGTGTCGTCGCGGAGGCGCCGGACGCCGTGGCGCTGCGGCCGCTGATGAGCAACGAGGAGGTGAGCCGGTGGGGCAAGGCCGCCAAGGCGACGGGCTTCTCCGGCAGTGCGCACTTCCTCGCGCAGGAGTACCGGCACGTCGTCCTGGCGCAGGGCATCACCTCCCTGGCCGAGTACGAGGCGGCGGACCGGCGAGGGCGCGGCAGCAGGCTGGCGGCGGGCGAGCGGCCGCTGGTGTGGGAGACGGTGGAACGGTTCACGGCCGATCTCGCGGCCGACGGGTGCCGCACCTGGCTGCAGACGTGTGTGGAGGCGGCGCGGCTGCTGGAGGCGAAGGGGCCGCAGTACCGGCACGTGGTGGTGGACGAGGCGCAGGACCTGCATCCGGCGCAGTGGCGGCTGCTGCGCGCCGCCGTTCCGGCCCGCCCGGACGACCTGTTCATCGCGGGCGACCCGCACCAGCGCATCTACGACTCGAAGGTGTCACTGAAGTCCCTCGGCATCAAGGTGGCCGGGCGGTCGGTGAAGCTGCGCAAGAACTACCGCAGTACGCAGGAGATCCTGCGCTGGTCCACCGCCCTGCTCATCGGCCGGCCGATCGCCCAGTTGGAGGACGAGGGCCGTAACGAGACCCTGCTCGGCTACCGCTCCGCCCTGCACGGCGATGGTCCGGTGGTTCGGGGTGCAACGAGCGAGGAAGAAGAACTGGACGCGCTGGTCGCCCAGGTGCGGGCGTGGAGGGACGCGGGCGTCGGCGCCGGGGAGATCGGGGTGAGCGCCCGGTTCAACAAGACGTGCGCGAAGGCGGTGGCACGCCTGAAGGACGCAGGCATTCCCGCGGTGACCCTCCGCAACGTCTCCGGCGGTTCCTCCACGGCCGAGGAGACGGCCGTACGGGTCGGCACCATGCACTCGTTCAAGGGCTTGGAGTTCCGCTGCGTCGCGGTCATCGGCGTCACCGAGGAGGCACTGCCGTTCGCGAAGGCGGTCACGCCGCCCGAGGTGGACCCCAAACAGCACGAGACGGACATGCTGTCCGAACGCTGCCTGCTGTTCGTCGCCTGCACGCGTGCGCGGGACAGCCTCTCCGTGTCCTGGTCGGGCGAACCGAGCACCTTCCTGACCGAGGCCGGCGTCACCACCGTCTAG
- a CDS encoding AIPR family protein produces MTAKKAGETTPSVATQVRQVGGALKTVYGSLLDVSDLEGMPAHEQEPRLLSRALTAQAVRMVTGFSPQEAARSVIDGHADQGIDAIAVVDGPQPHVYLVQGKWSPEGRAAADRKAVLELFAGLRLIDDEDFAPFNPRGRQLAEYAKAVMDRGPVPVTQVIVLMRPDNPGIGFQDALVNGEKEFNRYGDILDHKVILAPEVWASVREDLTPRPVQLTATLFPWFGVSSPYESYQGVVMAEEVADWAASGSDLFNLNIRNPLGRTPINNALIETLTEEPSHFWYFNNGITVLCDSVEKAQQNRRAPQHYPLTLTLHNASVVNGAQTVRSVAEALDSDEAAAQAQIGVRIIVTGAAQEFARETTKATNRQNSVVARDFIALDPVQAAILEEMRAELGLDYSVRRSELEPPEETGCSVVEAACALACAHKDSQYAARMGVSLDVLWERGGQGIYDVLFRPQPGAYLLWNAVQVLREVRRTLYGLRSRYEGRGAALTEHGVFLIAHLVFRLLDTEAIDEPDPALEWSKEATGRTGPLVKRLLPIVSASIDELFKERSQIRAVCSDVVRCRELSEHVLDIVANGDAARTPDKYRRVQAQRKRRRPNAVSVLVDKQILANGDPLTLKAGYPLEEEALRGWLAEDERRVRATWVNHRTKPLLWAADGKQYSPSGLITRMWELAEWEKRPVANQGTARWAIATGETLADLAWRALDELEESAEDERDRD; encoded by the coding sequence ATGACGGCAAAGAAGGCCGGGGAAACCACGCCGAGCGTGGCCACACAGGTGCGTCAGGTTGGCGGAGCGCTGAAGACGGTGTATGGCAGTCTGCTGGACGTCAGCGATCTCGAAGGCATGCCTGCACATGAGCAGGAGCCGCGGCTGCTGTCGCGGGCCTTGACTGCACAGGCCGTACGCATGGTCACCGGCTTCAGCCCGCAGGAGGCGGCCCGGAGCGTCATCGACGGGCACGCGGACCAGGGCATTGACGCCATCGCGGTGGTGGACGGCCCTCAGCCGCACGTATACCTGGTGCAGGGAAAGTGGAGCCCCGAGGGAAGAGCCGCAGCCGACCGGAAGGCGGTCTTGGAACTCTTCGCCGGTCTGCGCCTCATCGACGACGAGGACTTCGCCCCATTCAACCCACGAGGGCGTCAGCTGGCCGAGTACGCCAAGGCCGTCATGGATCGAGGGCCCGTACCCGTGACCCAGGTCATCGTGCTGATGCGACCCGACAATCCCGGTATCGGCTTCCAAGATGCTCTGGTCAACGGCGAGAAGGAGTTCAACCGCTACGGCGACATCCTCGACCACAAGGTCATCCTGGCACCCGAGGTGTGGGCCTCGGTCCGCGAGGACCTCACGCCAAGGCCGGTCCAACTCACTGCGACTCTTTTCCCTTGGTTCGGAGTCAGCTCTCCCTACGAGTCCTACCAAGGCGTTGTCATGGCCGAAGAGGTCGCCGACTGGGCCGCAAGCGGCTCCGACCTGTTCAACCTGAACATCCGGAACCCTCTTGGCCGGACCCCGATCAACAACGCCCTCATCGAGACCCTTACGGAGGAGCCGTCCCACTTCTGGTACTTCAACAACGGCATCACCGTGCTGTGTGACTCGGTCGAAAAGGCCCAGCAGAACAGGCGTGCACCACAGCACTATCCCCTCACCCTCACTCTGCACAACGCCAGTGTGGTGAACGGTGCGCAAACCGTCCGGTCCGTGGCCGAGGCACTCGATTCCGACGAGGCCGCGGCCCAGGCACAAATCGGCGTGCGCATCATCGTGACAGGTGCTGCTCAAGAATTCGCCAGAGAAACGACAAAAGCGACGAACCGGCAGAACAGCGTGGTCGCACGCGACTTCATTGCTCTTGACCCAGTGCAAGCGGCCATCCTGGAAGAAATGCGGGCCGAACTCGGCCTGGACTACAGCGTGCGCCGCAGCGAGTTGGAGCCGCCTGAGGAGACCGGCTGCTCCGTGGTCGAGGCCGCTTGCGCACTGGCCTGCGCCCACAAGGACAGCCAGTACGCAGCGCGCATGGGGGTTTCGCTCGACGTGCTCTGGGAGAGGGGCGGACAAGGCATTTACGACGTCCTCTTCCGACCTCAACCAGGCGCTTACCTTCTGTGGAATGCGGTGCAAGTCCTGCGCGAGGTCCGCCGCACGCTCTACGGACTGCGCAGCCGCTACGAAGGGCGTGGCGCGGCCCTGACCGAGCACGGTGTCTTTTTGATCGCCCACCTTGTCTTCCGGCTGTTGGACACGGAAGCCATCGACGAACCGGACCCCGCACTCGAGTGGTCCAAGGAGGCCACCGGCAGAACGGGGCCCCTCGTCAAACGATTGTTGCCCATCGTGTCCGCATCCATCGACGAGCTGTTCAAAGAGCGTTCCCAGATCCGTGCCGTCTGCTCGGACGTCGTGCGATGTCGTGAGCTTTCCGAGCATGTGCTTGACATCGTCGCGAACGGCGATGCGGCCAGGACTCCGGACAAGTACCGGCGAGTCCAGGCACAGCGCAAACGCCGTCGCCCCAACGCGGTTTCCGTGTTGGTCGACAAGCAGATCCTCGCCAATGGAGATCCGCTCACGCTCAAGGCCGGGTACCCGTTGGAGGAGGAAGCGCTACGAGGTTGGCTCGCCGAGGACGAACGGCGAGTGCGGGCAACCTGGGTGAACCACCGAACCAAGCCGCTCCTCTGGGCAGCCGATGGCAAGCAGTACTCGCCTTCCGGCCTGATCACCCGTATGTGGGAGCTCGCGGAGTGGGAGAAGCGGCCCGTGGCCAACCAGGGCACGGCCAGGTGGGCGATCGCCACGGGCGAGACCCTGGCGGATCTGGCGTGGCGGGCTCTGGATGAACTCGAGGAGTCAGCCGAGGACGAACGGGACCGTGATTGA
- a CDS encoding glycosyl hydrolase: MPAPRTRPAAVALLASALVAVGVGPAAVPAAAATVPVGSGSYSDTRPSGTSGPTTNTGTPVTPKVTDAARNRPVPTNDWWSSLAFQRYGDNPYSTPMYGHPLTYQATAGGLDVGYPTTPAIVGDGRQYEYAHKRDLTIGLTGLNSPNTKADDWSDWTVTPYWSDGARTLRTTIGHGSPFVYAKGSGGNAQITTAGSPAVFADQGNVLGITVAGHHYALFAPTGSDWNVAGSTVTAGLGSKDYFSVAVLPSTDALATFKKYAFSFVTGSKVTWNYSGGTVGATYTLTTEAKEGTERGTLQALYRHQWLNTKDPLTSYTYVSPRGTMKVRESASFTTSQKASAVLPALPKSNGVDTARLRGYLNEVVNASDPFSGASDTYWTGKALGRLAQLVPVADQIGETGTRDRMLGLMKGKLQDWFTAGGANEFSYDKDWKTLTGYPASYGSDTELNDHHFHYSYYVYAAAIVAQYDPAWAADSAWGGMVKALVRDAANPSRTDAAFPFLRGFDVYAGHSWASGHQGFAAGNNQESSSESTNLSAALVLWGSATGDTSLRDLGTYLLTTESESIAQYWFDADEQVFPSSFGHDTAGMVWGSGAAYSTWWTANPEEIHGINVLPVTGGSLHLGGEKAAIRRNIAEMERENGGPAVEWRDILWEFQSLADPATARAKWDAGHAGYTPEQGESKAHTYHWINTLDTLGAPDATVTGDIPTSAVFTKGTTRTYAAHNHGSTARTVTFSDGKTLSVPARSTATGTGSGSQEPDPEPPTGNTFQLRSGGTLTTATGGTAGSDTIASAGGTNHDGTPYQPVVYEVRGVNGTLTPGAQTAFRLQVDAGTSVGLGQQARISYDLTGDGTFDRTETYHYFATDPVTGWEEYTQARGLKASTGTLGALVGGTVRLEVWNAIGNGTSKLQTGTDKSVLVIPYS, translated from the coding sequence ATGCCAGCCCCCCGCACCAGACCGGCAGCCGTCGCGCTGCTGGCCTCGGCCCTCGTCGCCGTCGGCGTGGGCCCGGCCGCCGTACCGGCGGCCGCGGCCACCGTCCCCGTAGGCTCCGGCAGTTACTCCGACACCCGGCCCTCCGGCACGTCGGGCCCCACCACCAACACGGGAACCCCGGTCACACCCAAGGTGACCGACGCCGCCCGGAACCGGCCGGTGCCCACCAACGACTGGTGGTCCTCCCTCGCCTTCCAGCGCTACGGCGACAACCCGTACTCGACCCCCATGTACGGGCACCCCCTCACCTACCAGGCCACGGCCGGCGGGCTCGACGTCGGCTATCCGACGACCCCCGCGATCGTCGGTGACGGCCGCCAGTACGAGTACGCCCACAAGCGCGACCTCACCATCGGACTGACCGGCCTCAACTCACCGAACACCAAGGCCGACGACTGGTCCGACTGGACGGTCACCCCCTACTGGTCCGACGGCGCCCGCACCCTGCGCACCACCATCGGGCACGGCTCCCCGTTCGTCTACGCCAAGGGCTCCGGCGGCAACGCCCAGATCACCACCGCCGGCTCGCCCGCCGTCTTCGCCGACCAGGGCAACGTCCTCGGCATCACCGTCGCCGGGCACCACTACGCCCTCTTCGCGCCGACCGGCAGCGACTGGAACGTCGCCGGCTCCACCGTCACCGCGGGGCTCGGCTCCAAGGACTACTTCTCCGTCGCCGTGCTGCCGTCCACCGACGCGCTGGCCACCTTCAAGAAGTACGCCTTCAGCTTCGTCACCGGTTCCAAGGTCACCTGGAACTACTCCGGGGGCACCGTCGGCGCCACCTACACGCTCACCACCGAGGCGAAGGAAGGCACCGAGCGCGGCACGCTCCAGGCCCTCTACCGCCACCAGTGGCTGAACACCAAGGACCCCCTCACCTCCTACACCTACGTCTCGCCGCGCGGCACCATGAAGGTCCGCGAGTCGGCCTCCTTCACCACGAGCCAGAAGGCGTCGGCGGTGCTGCCCGCGCTGCCCAAGTCGAACGGTGTGGACACCGCCCGGCTGCGCGGCTACCTGAACGAGGTCGTGAACGCCTCCGACCCCTTCTCCGGGGCCTCGGACACCTACTGGACCGGCAAGGCGCTCGGCCGCCTCGCCCAACTCGTCCCGGTCGCCGACCAGATCGGCGAGACCGGCACCCGCGACCGGATGCTCGGCCTGATGAAGGGCAAGCTCCAGGACTGGTTCACGGCGGGAGGCGCGAACGAGTTCAGCTACGACAAGGACTGGAAGACCCTCACCGGCTACCCCGCCTCCTACGGCAGCGACACCGAGCTGAACGACCACCACTTCCACTACAGCTACTACGTCTACGCGGCCGCGATCGTCGCGCAGTACGACCCGGCGTGGGCCGCCGACTCCGCCTGGGGCGGCATGGTCAAGGCCCTCGTGCGGGACGCCGCCAACCCCAGCCGCACCGACGCCGCCTTCCCCTTCCTGCGCGGCTTCGACGTCTACGCGGGCCACAGCTGGGCCTCCGGCCACCAGGGGTTCGCCGCCGGCAACAACCAGGAGTCCTCCTCCGAGTCCACCAACCTCAGCGCGGCCCTCGTGCTGTGGGGCTCCGCCACCGGCGACACCTCACTGCGTGACCTCGGAACCTACCTGCTGACCACCGAGTCGGAGTCGATCGCCCAGTACTGGTTCGACGCCGACGAGCAGGTCTTCCCGTCCTCCTTCGGTCACGACACGGCCGGCATGGTGTGGGGCAGCGGCGCCGCCTACTCGACCTGGTGGACCGCCAACCCCGAGGAGATCCACGGCATCAACGTCCTGCCCGTGACCGGCGGGTCGCTCCACCTGGGCGGCGAGAAGGCCGCGATCCGGCGCAACATCGCCGAGATGGAGCGGGAGAACGGCGGCCCGGCCGTCGAATGGCGCGACATCCTCTGGGAGTTCCAGTCCCTCGCCGACCCGGCCACGGCCCGGGCGAAGTGGGACGCGGGGCACGCCGGCTACACCCCGGAACAGGGGGAGTCGAAGGCGCACACCTACCACTGGATCAACACCCTCGACACCCTCGGGGCCCCGGACGCCACCGTCACCGGTGACATCCCCACCTCCGCCGTCTTCACCAAGGGCACGACCCGCACCTACGCGGCCCACAACCACGGGTCGACGGCCCGCACCGTCACCTTCTCCGACGGCAAGACCCTCTCCGTGCCGGCCCGTTCCACCGCGACCGGCACCGGAAGCGGTTCACAGGAACCCGACCCGGAACCGCCGACCGGCAACACCTTCCAGTTGCGCAGCGGTGGCACGCTGACCACGGCGACGGGGGGCACGGCGGGCAGCGACACCATCGCCTCCGCCGGCGGCACCAACCACGACGGCACCCCGTACCAGCCCGTCGTCTACGAGGTACGCGGTGTCAACGGCACGCTCACCCCGGGCGCGCAGACCGCCTTCCGGCTCCAGGTGGACGCGGGCACCTCGGTCGGGCTGGGCCAGCAGGCGCGGATCAGCTACGACCTCACCGGCGACGGCACCTTCGACCGGACGGAGACGTACCACTACTTCGCGACCGACCCGGTCACCGGATGGGAGGAGTACACGCAGGCCCGCGGCCTCAAGGCGTCCACGGGCACCCTGGGCGCTCTCGTCGGCGGCACCGTCCGTCTCGAGGTGTGGAACGCCATCGGCAACGGCACCTCGAAGCTCCAGACGGGCACGGACAAGTCCGTGCTGGTGATTCCCTACAGCTGA
- a CDS encoding ATP-dependent nuclease, with product MKIKRVRIENFCCLRSLDVSFDSITSLIGPTGVGKSTVLRALDWFFNGEKGGTLSEEDVHSAAETRRIRVEVEFDGLTASDRSALGHYAPDGLETLSVWRTWENGEDRITGKALAYPPFERIRQGAGSREKTAAYKALREQDPALGLPAVRGWDAAEAEMRSWEARNRDRLAEAEVEGTHFFGFAGQGLLGKLIDFVFISADLRAYEETDDNKASVVGRILEHAVDRSEAEAQFTAIDEDAQAAREKVHKEIYEPVLARLSGALSAEVGRFTTGRDVVVTPTAQVPKRAKTAFAVSIRDGAALTPVRRQGHGFQRALIIAALRYLSECRRPENGTRSLCLAIEEPELFQHPAQTRVFAQVLRSLVASAEDQTQVMYATHSPVFIDPSDYQQVRRLYRVSGGEHPEVRLRALTEKELRQSLDGHVPERSIARRGATRYVKELAEALFADVAVLVEGATDESVLLAFAERQGLSLGAEGICVVNAEGKGNMILCHAILTGFGVRCHLVFDADTGPRKVADADTEKKAASIRESVTKNTRILSYLGITAEASPASVSEATHTLFEEDLDTYLRDDWPAWNARRQELIAQGDGYVDGKHGPTYAEATRTADGEPKLLHALLENVRAMAGRPAPST from the coding sequence ATGAAGATCAAGCGCGTTCGCATCGAGAACTTCTGCTGCCTGCGCAGCCTCGACGTCTCCTTCGACTCCATCACCTCGCTCATCGGCCCGACGGGCGTCGGCAAGTCCACCGTCCTGCGTGCCCTCGACTGGTTCTTCAACGGGGAGAAGGGCGGGACCCTCAGCGAGGAGGACGTCCACTCGGCGGCGGAGACCAGACGGATCCGCGTGGAGGTCGAGTTCGACGGTCTCACCGCCTCCGACCGGTCCGCGCTCGGTCACTACGCACCCGACGGACTGGAAACCCTGAGTGTCTGGCGCACCTGGGAGAACGGAGAGGACCGGATCACGGGCAAGGCCCTGGCCTATCCGCCCTTCGAGCGGATCCGGCAGGGCGCCGGCAGCAGGGAGAAGACGGCCGCGTACAAGGCCTTACGCGAGCAGGACCCGGCTCTCGGCCTGCCCGCCGTCCGCGGCTGGGACGCCGCCGAAGCGGAGATGCGGTCCTGGGAGGCGAGGAACCGGGACCGGCTCGCCGAAGCCGAGGTGGAGGGCACGCACTTCTTCGGCTTCGCCGGCCAGGGGCTGCTCGGCAAGCTGATCGACTTCGTGTTCATCTCGGCCGATCTGCGGGCCTACGAGGAGACGGACGACAACAAGGCGTCCGTGGTGGGCCGGATCCTCGAGCACGCGGTCGACCGCTCGGAGGCGGAAGCCCAGTTCACGGCCATCGACGAGGACGCTCAGGCGGCTCGCGAGAAGGTGCACAAGGAGATCTACGAGCCGGTGCTCGCGAGACTGTCCGGGGCCCTGTCCGCGGAGGTCGGCCGGTTCACCACCGGCCGGGACGTCGTCGTCACCCCGACGGCCCAGGTACCCAAGCGCGCCAAGACCGCGTTCGCGGTCAGCATCCGTGACGGGGCGGCTCTGACGCCGGTCCGCCGCCAGGGGCACGGATTCCAGCGCGCGCTGATCATCGCGGCGCTCCGGTACCTCTCGGAGTGCCGGCGCCCCGAGAACGGCACGCGCTCCCTGTGCCTGGCGATCGAGGAGCCCGAACTGTTCCAGCACCCGGCGCAGACGAGGGTCTTCGCGCAGGTACTGCGCAGCCTGGTCGCGTCGGCCGAGGACCAGACCCAGGTGATGTACGCGACGCACAGCCCGGTGTTCATCGACCCGAGTGACTACCAGCAGGTCCGCAGGCTGTACCGGGTCAGCGGTGGCGAGCATCCGGAGGTACGCCTGCGCGCCCTCACCGAAAAGGAGCTGCGTCAGTCCCTCGACGGCCATGTACCGGAGAGGTCCATCGCACGACGAGGGGCCACGCGGTACGTCAAGGAGCTTGCCGAGGCGCTGTTCGCCGACGTCGCCGTCCTGGTCGAGGGCGCCACGGACGAGAGCGTCCTCCTGGCCTTCGCCGAGCGTCAGGGCCTCAGCCTCGGCGCCGAAGGCATCTGCGTGGTGAACGCCGAGGGCAAGGGCAACATGATCCTCTGCCACGCCATCCTCACGGGGTTCGGCGTACGCTGCCACCTCGTCTTCGACGCGGACACCGGGCCGAGGAAGGTGGCCGACGCGGACACCGAGAAGAAGGCCGCGAGCATCCGGGAGTCCGTCACGAAGAACACGAGGATCCTCAGCTATCTGGGGATCACCGCCGAAGCCAGCCCCGCGAGCGTGAGCGAGGCGACCCACACCCTCTTCGAGGAAGACCTCGACACCTACCTCAGGGACGACTGGCCCGCCTGGAACGCCCGCCGCCAGGAACTGATCGCGCAGGGCGATGGTTACGTGGACGGCAAGCACGGGCCGACGTACGCCGAGGCCACACGCACCGCCGACGGTGAACCGAAGCTGCTGCACGCGCTGCTGGAGAACGTGAGGGCCATGGCAGGGCGGCCGGCACCTAGCACCTAG
- a CDS encoding EVE domain-containing protein produces the protein MADWIYILDPRKDTLDGEPSDKETMRQLAEEEPELELWLSRRNRMRPGDRLWFYFTGPEAAVAAVAEVDEEPWEEPDDPDVSFLVAATLLPEATKALHREPVGRAELALGQVRSVQKVKPEALPVLLARAGL, from the coding sequence ATGGCGGACTGGATCTACATCCTCGATCCGCGCAAGGACACGCTGGACGGGGAGCCGTCCGACAAGGAGACGATGCGCCAACTGGCCGAGGAGGAACCGGAGCTGGAGCTCTGGCTCAGCCGCCGCAACCGCATGCGGCCGGGCGACCGCCTCTGGTTCTACTTCACCGGCCCCGAGGCGGCGGTCGCGGCGGTGGCCGAGGTCGACGAGGAGCCCTGGGAGGAGCCCGACGACCCCGACGTCTCCTTCCTGGTCGCCGCGACCCTGCTGCCGGAGGCCACGAAGGCGCTCCACCGGGAACCGGTGGGCCGTGCCGAACTGGCCCTGGGACAGGTGCGTTCCGTGCAGAAGGTGAAGCCGGAGGCACTGCCGGTGCTGCTGGCGCGGGCGGGCCTCTGA
- a CDS encoding pyridoxamine 5'-phosphate oxidase family protein, whose product MPEQRPAHHPTTELDSRYSSALNPRPGAGDVTATEWAEAQRHLEAAEIFWVSTVRPDGRLHVTPVIAAWHDGVLYFSTGREEQKAKNLAHDAHCAVTTGGNALGKGLDLVVEGEAEPVTDPALLEEVIAAHETKYGPHITSPEGTFHGLGDSFRRGDAVVFAVPPATAYGFGREDGVFSHTRWVF is encoded by the coding sequence ATGCCCGAGCAGCGCCCCGCACACCACCCCACGACCGAACTCGACAGCCGCTACAGCTCCGCCCTCAATCCCCGCCCCGGTGCCGGGGACGTCACCGCCACCGAGTGGGCCGAGGCCCAGCGGCACCTGGAGGCCGCCGAGATCTTCTGGGTCTCCACGGTGCGGCCCGACGGCAGGCTGCACGTCACGCCCGTGATCGCGGCCTGGCACGACGGTGTGCTGTACTTCTCCACCGGCCGGGAGGAGCAGAAGGCGAAGAACCTCGCCCATGACGCGCACTGCGCGGTGACCACCGGGGGGAACGCGCTCGGCAAGGGGCTGGACCTGGTGGTCGAGGGCGAGGCGGAGCCGGTGACCGATCCGGCGCTGCTGGAGGAGGTGATCGCGGCGCACGAGACGAAGTACGGGCCGCACATCACCTCACCGGAGGGCACCTTCCACGGGCTCGGGGACTCGTTCCGCAGGGGTGACGCCGTGGTGTTCGCGGTCCCCCCGGCCACCGCGTACGGCTTCGGCCGGGAGGACGGTGTGTTCAGCCATACGCGATGGGTGTTCTGA